A stretch of the Prochlorococcus marinus str. MIT 0918 genome encodes the following:
- the rpmF gene encoding 50S ribosomal protein L32 — protein MAVPKKKTSKGKRNQRHAVWKAKAGQAAQKALSLGKSILSGRAQGFVYPLDENEDEEN, from the coding sequence ATGGCTGTACCTAAGAAAAAGACTTCTAAAGGAAAGAGAAATCAGCGGCATGCTGTTTGGAAAGCTAAGGCAGGACAAGCAGCACAAAAGGCATTATCACTAGGTAAATCAATCCTAAGTGGAAGAGCTCAAGGTTTTGTATACCCTTTAGATGAAAATGAAGATGAAGAAAACTAG
- a CDS encoding ATP-dependent metallopeptidase FtsH/Yme1/Tma family protein: MRNSFFQKENNKVISYSELINEISSGNIESLILIPSRNQVLANFKNGNSVLVSTFSRDQTILSIAKTTATPLIVKDVRKEEAMSNFIVNYSIILVFIFILSLFFRKILNIANKNLSFVSGNSRIHDSSTIDTRFEDFAGNLEAVEEVKEVVSFLKEPEIYNKLGASIPKGILLVGPPGTGKTLLAQAIAGEAECPFFSTSGSEFVELFVGIGASRVRSLFLKAREKTPSIIFIDEIDSIGRKRGYGIGGGNDEREQTLNQLLTQMDGINTNSGLIVIAATNRYDVLDSALTRPGRFDRCIEVTLPDIHGRLSILSLQARTKPLLDNVNLKELASKTVGFSGAELGNLLNEAAILTARDNKKKISNYYLDLAFERITLGLSHSSFSSYSHKRIIAYYEIGRALVSLLLPHTDKLNKISILRRGNNLGGYSQFIPLDSDISLHTQKYYLSSIILAMAGRATELLMLGKSEVTQLSVKDIEKATYLARQMITKYGFQDLSFISVSKRTANIDLGIDLLRSKSINANKTYNLLDQKVISLLKSSLNQALELLDPFQYKIDLLADALLEDETMSVKRFSDMALLSVENKQS; this comes from the coding sequence GTGCGCAATAGCTTTTTCCAAAAAGAAAATAATAAAGTAATTAGCTATAGTGAGCTTATTAATGAAATTAGCTCTGGCAATATTGAATCTCTAATACTAATTCCATCTAGAAACCAAGTTTTAGCTAATTTTAAGAATGGTAATTCAGTTCTAGTATCAACATTCTCAAGGGATCAGACTATTTTAAGTATAGCTAAAACTACTGCTACACCTTTAATTGTTAAAGATGTAAGAAAAGAGGAGGCCATGTCGAATTTTATAGTTAACTATTCAATTATATTAGTATTTATATTTATATTAAGTCTTTTTTTTAGGAAAATTCTAAACATTGCAAATAAGAACCTTTCTTTTGTCTCAGGTAATTCTAGAATTCATGATTCTTCAACAATTGATACTAGATTTGAAGATTTTGCTGGTAATTTAGAGGCTGTCGAGGAAGTTAAAGAAGTTGTATCTTTTTTAAAAGAACCAGAGATATATAACAAGTTAGGTGCGTCAATTCCTAAAGGAATTCTTTTGGTTGGTCCTCCAGGTACAGGCAAAACATTATTAGCTCAAGCTATTGCAGGAGAAGCTGAATGTCCATTCTTTTCAACTTCAGGTTCTGAATTTGTAGAATTGTTTGTTGGAATAGGTGCTAGTCGTGTTAGAAGTTTGTTTTTAAAGGCAAGGGAAAAAACTCCTTCAATTATTTTTATAGATGAAATTGATTCTATAGGAAGAAAGAGAGGGTATGGAATAGGAGGTGGAAATGATGAGAGAGAGCAAACTCTGAATCAATTACTTACCCAAATGGATGGAATTAATACTAACTCAGGCTTAATAGTTATAGCAGCCACCAATAGATATGACGTTTTAGATAGTGCTTTGACAAGACCAGGTCGTTTTGACAGGTGTATTGAAGTAACTTTACCTGATATTCATGGTCGATTATCAATTCTATCTTTGCAGGCTAGAACTAAACCATTATTAGATAATGTTAATCTTAAAGAATTAGCTTCTAAAACAGTAGGTTTCTCTGGTGCAGAATTAGGAAACCTTTTAAATGAAGCAGCTATACTTACAGCGAGAGACAATAAGAAAAAAATTTCAAATTATTATTTAGACTTAGCTTTTGAAAGAATTACTTTAGGTTTATCTCATTCATCATTTAGTAGTTATAGTCATAAGAGAATTATTGCTTATTATGAAATTGGAAGAGCTTTAGTTTCTTTACTACTTCCTCATACAGATAAATTAAATAAAATATCAATTCTTCGTAGAGGTAATAATTTAGGTGGATATAGTCAATTTATCCCTTTAGATAGTGATATTTCACTTCATACTCAGAAATATTACCTTTCTAGTATAATTCTTGCAATGGCAGGTAGAGCAACTGAATTATTGATGCTAGGTAAATCAGAAGTTACACAATTATCCGTAAAAGATATAGAAAAAGCAACTTATTTAGCAAGACAAATGATAACCAAATATGGTTTTCAAGACCTTTCTTTTATATCAGTAAGCAAACGAACCGCTAATATAGATTTAGGTATCGATCTCTTAAGGAGTAAATCTATTAATGCCAATAAAACTTATAATTTGTTAGATCAAAAAGTAATTTCCTTATTAAAAAGTTCATTAAATCAAGCATTAGAATTGTTAGATCCGTTTCAATATAAAATTGATCTATTAGCAGACGCATTATTGGAAGATGAAACGATGAGTGTCAAAAGGTTTTCTGACATGGCATTATTATCTGTTGAAAATAAGCAATCATGA